The Helianthus annuus cultivar XRQ/B chromosome 16, HanXRQr2.0-SUNRISE, whole genome shotgun sequence genome includes a window with the following:
- the LOC110918701 gene encoding DNA polymerase kappa, which yields MAKSEETSSSSSSRPWESYHTVYTNAKAGMDGVDKEKVQRVVYEMSKGSKYFENEERKEAYMKQKIENMRAQRAKLKPADISHYQRVADKRIAELEATRDLTRTWLHVDMDAFYAAVETLSNPSLKGRPMAVGTMSMISTANYEARKFGVRAAMPGFIACKLCPELIFVPTDFKKYTYYSDLTRKVFQEYDPNFMAASLDEAYLDITNVCKERDITVAEVTEELRQNVYKATGLTCSAGVAPNRLLAKVCSDINKPNGQFLLPNDRAAIMTFISSLPIRKIGGIGKVTEHILKDVFEIKTCEDLLQKSSFFCALFSPSSADFFISVGLGLGGTDAPQVRSRKSMSNERTFSATKDETFFHQKLVELSEMLSADMEKEGLHGRTLTLKLKTASFEVKTRALTLQSSLRSSKDILKHASKLLKAELPVSLRLIGLRMSHFNEDKDGTLSDPTQRTLLNYIKPGDDNTNLVDDEHSDVKDHSESHCYTYTNPSRDPLSELNDNNEQVVEDNGLEDHECKDQLNAVKSSEFDAQGIETHSLEGRNQDQLTMIDFSEKETGSSSSHDKEALIWLEDYKCSLCGVELPPSFLEERQEHADFHLAEKMQMEEESAHAYRNLPLKNRMRQKEAVVGQSKGRKKLKQSPSNGKHIPIDAFFSKASHNL from the exons atGGCGAAAAGCGAAGAaacgtcatcatcttcatcttctcgcCCATGGGAGTCCTACCACACTGTTTATACTAACGCCAAAGCAG GTATGGATGGGGTTGACAAGGAAAAAGTGCAAAGAGTAGTCTATGAAATGAGCAAAGGATCTAAGTATTTTGAGAATGAGGAGCGGAAGGAGGCTTATATGaaacaaaagattgaaaatatgCGAGCTCAACGTGCGAAGCTAAAGCCTGCTGATATATCTCATTATCAAAGG GTTGCTGATAAAAGAATTGCAGAACTAGAAGCTACACGTGATTTAACAAGGACGTGGTTGCATGTAGACATGGATGCTTTTTACGCAGCTGTCGAAACCTTGAGTAATCCATCATTAAAAGGCAGGCCAATGGCTGTTGGCACCATGTCTATGATCTCTACAGCTAATTATGAG GCGCGGAAATTTGGGGTTCGTGCTGCAATGCCTGGTTTTATCGCCTGTAAATTATGCCCGGAGTTGATATTTGTGCCCACAGATTTCAAGAAATATACATATTACAGTGACTTAACTAGAAAAG TCTTCCAAGAATATGATCCCAATTTCATGGCTGCGAGTCTTGATGAGGCCTATCTGGATATTACTAATGTCTGCAAAGAAAGGGATATTACTGTTGCTGAA GTCACTGAAGAACTTAGGCAAAATGTATACAAAGCTACTGGACTGACGTGCAGTGCTGGAGTTGCTCCAAATCGCTTACTTGCAAAG GTGTGTTCAGATATAAATAAGCCAAATGGTCAGTTCCTTTTACCTAACGACCGGGCTGCTATCATGACATTTATATCATCACTTCCTATACGAAAG aTTGGGGGAATTGGTAAAGTCACAGAACATATCTTAAAAGATGTGTTTGAGATTAAAACATGTGAAGATTTGCTGCAAAAAAGCTCTTTCTTTTGTGCGTTATTCTCCCCTTCATCAGCAG ACTTTTTTATATCCGTTGGTCTAGGGCTTGGAGGAACCGATGCGCCTCAAGTTAGATCGCGGAAAAGTATGAGCAACGAGAGAACATTTTCCGCAACTAAGGACGAAACATTCTTCCATCAGAAACTAG TCGAACTTTCAGAGATGCTTTCTGCTGACATGGAGAAAGAAGGTCTACATGGACGAACACTAACACTAAAACTAAAGACTGCGTCGTTTGAG GTCAAAACTCGAGCTTTGACTTTGCAAAGTTCTCTACGGTCAAGTAAAGACATATTGAAACATGCTTCAAAGCTTCTGAAGGCTGAACTGCCTGTATCACTTAGACTCATTG GACTACGCATGTCTCATTTCAACGAAGATAAAGATGGTACTCTGTCTGATCCTACCCAAAGAACACTTCTTAATTATATCAAACCGGGGGATGATAACACGAATCTTGTGGATGACGAGCATTCAGATGTTAAAGACCACTCTGAATCACATTGTTATACATATACCAACCCATCGCGTGACCCTTTGTCAGAGCTAAATGATAACAATGAGCAAGTAGTGGAGGATAATGGCCTTGAAGATCATGAATGCAAAGACCAG TTGAATGCGGTGAAGTCTTCTGAATTTGATGCACAAGGGATAGAGACACATTCGCTAGAGGGAAGAAACCAGGATCAGTTGACCATGATTGACTTTTCTGAGAAGGAAACCGGGTCTTCATCATCACATGATAAAGAAGCGTTAATATGGTTGGAAGATTACAAGTGTTCACTATGTGGTGTAGAGCTGCCGCCCAGTTTTTTGGAGGAAAGGCAAGAACATGCTGATTTTCATCTTGCAGAAAAGATGCAAATGGAAGAAGAATCTGCGCATGCTTACAGAAATCTTCCACTCAAGAACAG GATGAGGCAGAAAGAGGCTGTAGTTGGCCAAAGCAAAGGCAGGAAGAAGCTGAAACAATCTCCCTCAAATGGTAAACACATTCCCATAGATGCCTTCTTTTCAAAGGCAAGTCACAATTTGTAA
- the LOC110918703 gene encoding dual-specificity RNA methyltransferase RlmN encodes MTTFRSVFDAPFIRTEFDKSGINTQFIPTIWKYVIQNPNCEWRDIPSLPSAAYSLLSSKFKPCTSAVDFVSDSTDQVTTKLLIKLQNGASVETVIMRYDSSLGKYAGKPRSGGLRSTLCISSQVGCKMGCKFCATGTMGFKSNLSTGEIVEQLVHASRLSPIRNIVFMGMGEPLNNYTALVEAIRVMTSYPFQISPKKITVSTVGIIHAINKFHDDLPNLNLAVSLHAPVQDIRCQIMPAARAFPLGKLMDALAEYQKKSGQKIFIEYIMLDGVNDEEQHAHQLGKLLDTFEVVINLIPFNPIGTLSQFDTSGDDKVTIFQKILRNTYNIRTTVRKQMGQDISGACGQLVINLPNKTSAVVASLTDIEDLRP; translated from the exons ATGACGACGTTTCGATCTGTGTTCGATGCACCCTTCATAAGAACAGAATTTGATAAATCTGGAATCAATACTCAATTCATTCCTACAATCTGGAA ATATGTGATACAGAACCCTAATTGTGAATGGCGAGACATTCCTTCATTACCTTCAGCTGCTTACTCGTTACTTTCATCAAAGTTCAAACCCTGCACTTCTGCCGTTGATTTCGTTTCTGACTCCACTGATCAAGTTACCACCAAACTCCTCATTAAGTTGCAG AATGGAGCATCTGTAGAAACCGTGATTATGAGATATGATTCCAGTTTAGGGAAATATGCAGGCAAGCCTCGTTCTGGTGGCCTACGCTCCACGTTATGCATATCTTCACag GTTGGTTGTAAAATGGGCTGCAAATTTTGTGCAACTGGGACGATGGGATTCAAAAGTAACCTCTCAACTGGAGAGATTGTAGAACAGTTGGTGCATGCTTCCCGTTTGTCACCCATACGCAATATCGTCTTCATG GGAATGGGAGAACCATTGAACAACTATACTGCGTTAGTAGAAGCTATAAGAGTAATGACATCATATCCGTTTCAAATTTCACCCAAAAAGATAACTGTGTCAACG GTTGGTATAATTCATGCAATAAACAAATTCCATGATGATTTACCAAATTTAAACCTAGCAGTTTCGCTTCATGCACCAGTTCAAGATATCCGTTGTCAGATAATGCCTGCAGCACGAGCTTTTCCGTTAGGAAAACTTATGGATGCTCTTGCAGAATATCAAAAGAAAag TGGGCAAAAGATTTTCATAGAGTACATAATGCTCGACGGTGTGAATGATGAGGAACAACATGCACACCAACTTGGCAAATTACTCGACACATTTGAAGTG GTTATAAATCTGATACCTTTTAATCCGATTGGCACGCTAAGTCAATTTGATACAAGTGGAGATGACAAAGTCACTATATTTCAAAAAATTCTTAGAAATACCTATAATATACGAACTACTGTTAGAAAGCAAATGGGTCAAGATATAAGCGGTGCATGTGGACAACTCGTGATTAATTTACCAAACAAGACATCTGCAGTTGTGGCTTCATTAACAGACATTGAAGATCTTCGTCCTTAA
- the LOC110919298 gene encoding probable inactive serine/threonine-protein kinase fnkC, giving the protein MSTSRRSEERNNNDAHHFFKLILIGDSAVGKSNLLSRFCHNKFTLEFNSTVGVEFTTKTLIIDGTPIMAQIWDASGHTKARAITDAYYRGAHGALLVYDVTRHITFVNTQKWLADLRNHADPNMVVTLVGNKSDVRQSVMVLTEVGKSFAEKESLYFVETSALRATHVEKAFVDLVANIYRNQINRKKDMEAHETMALSRSVSISSGNNEPAHYKLKIESFSLLSEAGIEVYESDVFEASGYKWKLEVYPNGSKEEYVNDHISVYLVICDTKNLEKEWEVHVYFKILIYDHIRHNYLTIQGGDGKRTRFHEKKTRWGFRKLISLESFTDAENGYLFGDSCEFGAEVFVVPKYTQRDQCLSMMKPPVTMNTHVWTIPKFSVLKDEPLYSEDFKVGKVKWKLSLYPKGFKTGKNTNLSIFLRPHDVGSDEWKVYAKFKIRVKNQNVAGAHKSEEADHWFCKTAEGWGFPCFMLLSDVHDHRKGFLSNDTLIVEAQISIVGILKHLV; this is encoded by the exons ATGAGCACAAGCCGCCGATCAGAAGAACGTAACAACAACGATGCTCATCACTTCTTCAAACTCATTCTGATCGGCGACTCCGCCGTAGGCAAATCCAACTTACTCTCAAGATTCTGTCACAACAAGTTCACCCTCGAGTTCAACTCCACCGTTGGCGTTGAGTTCACCACCAAGACCCTCATCATCGATGGCACCCCCATCATGGCTCAGATATGGGACGCTTCGGGTCACACCAAGGCGCGAGCCATCACTGATGCGTACTACCGTGGTGCACATGGTGCACTCCTCGTGTATGATGTTACTAGACACATCACGTTTGTGAACACACAGAAATGGTTAGCTGATTTGAGAAACCATGCGGATCCTAACATGGTTGTGACGTTGGTCGGGAATAAATCAGATGTTAGACAGTCTGTGATGGTTTTAACCGAGGTTGGGAAATCTTTTGCTGAGAAAGAATCATTGTACTTCGTCGAGACGTCTGCATTGAGAGCTACACATGTTGAAAAGGCGTTTGTTGATCTTGTCGCCAATATATATCGAAATCAAATTAATAGGAAGAAAGATATGGAAGCTCATGAGACAATGGCGCTTTCAAGAA GTGTATCGATATCAAGTGGAAATAACGAGCCAGCGCACTACAAATTGAAGATCGAGTCATTCTCGCTTTTGTCTGAAGCTGGGATTGAAGTATATGAATCGGATGTTTTTGAAGCTAGCGGATACAAATG GAAACTAGAAGTGTATCCTAATGGAAGCAAGGAAGAATACGTGAACGATCACATATCTGTCTATCTAGTCATATGCGACACCAAAAACCTCGAAAAAGAATGGGAGGTTCACGTCTACTTCAAGATCTTGATTTACGATCATATACGCCATAACTATTTAACCATCCAAG GCGGTGACGGTAAACGTACAAGGTTTCACGAGAAGAAAACCAGATGGGGATTTCGCAAGCTCATATCATTGGAGTCATTTACGGACGCCGAAAATGGGTACCTTTTTGGGGATTCATGTGAGTTTGGAGCAGAGGTATTTGTTGTACCAAAATATACACAAAGAGATCAATGTTTGTCCATGATGAAGCCTCCGGTGACCATGAATACTCACGTTTGGACGATTCCTAAGTTTTCGGTCTTGAAAGATGAACCCTTGTATTCGGAAGATTTCAAAGTCGGAAAAGTGAAATG GAAATTATCGTTGTATCCTAAGGGATTCAAAACAGGAAAAAACACAAATCTCTCAATATTTCTAAGACCGCATGATGTTGGTTCTGATGAGTGGAAAGTGTATGCAAAGTTCAAGATTCGGGTCAAAAACCAGAATGTTGCTGGCGCACACAAAAGTGAAG AAGCTGACCACTGGTTCTGCAAGACGGCCGAAGGGTGGGGATTTCCATGCTTTATGCTGTTAAGTGATGTTCATGACCACAGAAAGGGCTTCTTGTCCAACGACACTCTAATCGTTGAAGCACAAATCTCGATCGTTGGCATCTTAAAACATCTTGTCTAA
- the LOC110915708 gene encoding zinc finger protein-like 1 homolog: MVVCKCRKATKLYCFVHKVPVCGECICFPDHQICVVRTYSDWVIDGEYDWPPKCCQCQAVLEENGASPTTRLGCLHVIHTSCLVSHIKSYPPHTAPAGYVCPACSTSIWPPKSVKDSGSRLHSQLKEAIVQTGIEKNVFGNNPVSLAARPVSTEPLVTKDDVGNGSTRPSSIDIVEIDVPNSANHLRSPPSGVPGATTRKSAQQVERQNSEVSYYADDEDANRKKYSRRGGIRNQFLRKLLPFWSSALPTLPVTAPPRKDANADDAHRPHHRPSRMDPRKILLVIAIMACLATMGILYYRIAQRGFGEEVGQEEEQ; the protein is encoded by the exons ATGGTGGTCTGTAAGTGCCGAAAG GCAACTAAACTGTACTGCTTTGTACACAAGGTCCCTGTTTGTGGAGAATGCATATGCTTTCCAGACCACCAAATCTGTGTG GTTCGAACATACTCAGACTGGGTGATTGATGGAGAGTATGACTGGCCTCCAAAGTGTTGCCAATGTCAAGCCGTGCTCGAAGAAAATGGTGCTTCTCCAACGACAAGGCTGGGTTGCTTGC ATGTCATACATACAAGCTGCTTAGTTTCACATATTAAAAGTTATCCTCCTCACACTGCCCCCGCTGGATATGTTTGTCCAGCATGCTCAACTTCG ATATGGCCCCCTAAAAGTGTTAAAGACTCCGGTTCCCGTTTACATTCGCAGTTGAAGGAAGCAATTGTTCAG ACTGGAATTGAGAAGAATGTGTTTGGAAATAATCCAGTTTCATTGGCGGCAAGGCCTGTTTCCACTGAGCCTTTAGTAACAAAAGATGATGTAGGAAATGGTTCTACTAGACCTTCAAGCATAGATATTGTTGAAATAGATGTTCCTAATTCAGCAAATCATTTAAGAAGCCCACCGTCTGGTGTT CCTGGTGCTACCACAAGAAAGAGTGCACAACAAGTTGAAAGGCAAAATTCTGAGGTTTCATATTatgcagatgatgaagatgctAATCGCAAGAAGTACTCCAGGAGAG GAGGAATTCGCAATCAGTTTTTGAGGAAATTGCTACCTTTCTGGTCAAGTGCATTGCCAACGTTACCAGTTACCGCACCACCAAGAAAAGATGCAAATGCAGATGACGCCCATAGGCCCCACCATAGACCTTCAAGGATGGATCCAAGAAAGATACTTCTTGTCATAGCAATCAT GGCGTGTTTGGCAACAATGGGTATTCTGTATTACAGAATTGCACAACGCGGTTTTGGGGAAGAAGTGGGTCAAGAAGAGGAGCAGTGA
- the LOC110918607 gene encoding ATP-dependent Clp protease proteolytic subunit-related protein 1, chloroplastic, whose amino-acid sequence MATSISVLRSPHLPPTVDHNRDLSSSTNLLLKSSFVRNNIHAPSRKIKDVTVRGRCVRSPVSATASDKYLDYIPKQFREGNLKDGLMENFKNVPQYLYGLSPSQMDMFMTEDNPVRRQAESVTEETISSSHNYLNHGGMWSLSGMHDKGPAKYSMSVSMYRGGGRAAGRPRSAPPDLPSLLLDARICYLGMPIVPAVTELLVAQFMWLDYDNPSKPIYLYINSSGTQNDKMETVGSETEAYAIADIMAYCKSEVYTVNCGMAFGQAAMLLSLGTKGYRALQPNSSTKLYLPKVTRSSGAAIDMWIKAKELDTNTDYMLELLEKGIGKPKDEIRNDIMRPKYFQAQDAIDYGIADKIISSRDNAFEKRNYDEILAQSKAARRAAGPGGGAQAAPSGFR is encoded by the exons atgGCGACGTCGATTTCGGTACTCCGTTCACCTCATCTTCCTCCGACCGTCGACCATAATCGAGATTTGAGTTCTTCCACGAATCTGTTGTTGAAATCCTCCTTTGTTCGCAACAATATTCATGCTCCTTCCAGAAAAATCAAAGATGTTACGGTTAGGGGACGATGTGTTAGGTCTCCGGTGTCTGCGACGGCTTCGGATAAATATCTGGACTATATCCCCAAGCAGTTCAGGGAAGGAAACCTTAAAGATGGAT tgatggaaaatttCAAGAATGTTCCTCAATATCTGTACGGTCTTAGTCCTTCACAAATGGACATGTTCATGACAGAAGATAATCCTGTAAGGCGGCAAGCGGAAAGTGTAACAGAG GAAACAATTTCGTCCTCTCACAATTACTTGAATCATGGAGGAATGTGGAGTTTATCTGGAATGCATGATAAGGGTCCCGCGAAATACAGTATGAGCGTCAGCATGTATCGCGGTGGAGGTAGAGCAGCCGGAAGACCTAGAAGTGCTCCACCCGATTTGCCATCGTTGCTTTTAGATGCAAGAATTTGCTACTTAGGAATGCCG ATTGTTCCGGCAGTGACTGAGCTTCTTGTTGCACAATTTATGTGGTTGGATTATGACAATCCATCTAAGCCTATATACTTGTATATTAATTCATCTGGAACACAG AATGACAAAATGGAGACAGTTGGATCTGAAACAGAGGCGTACGCAATTGCTGACATCATGGCT TACTGCAAGTCTGAGGTGTATACAGTGAACTGTGGAATGGCATTTGGTCAAGCAGCAATGTTGTTATCCCTTGGAACCAAAGGATATCGTGCCTTACAGCCAAATTCATCCA CAAAGTTGTATCTACCTAAAGTGACTCGATCAAGCGGTGCTGCTATCGACATGTGGATCAAGGCCAAGGAGTTGGACACAAACACAGACTATATGTTAGAGCTTCTAGAAAAAGGGATTGGAAAGCCGAAAGATGAGATTCGTAACGATATCATGCGACCTAAGTACTTTCAAGCCCAAGATGCTATTGATTATGGCATTGCTGACAAAATAATTAGCTCAAGAGATAATGCTTTTGAGAAACGG AATTATGATGAGATTCTTGCACAATCGAAAGCCGCAAGGAGAGCAGCAGGACCAGGTGGCGGTGCACAGGCAGCTCCCTCTGGATTTAGGTGA